CCGGTTGCAGCCGCGCCCTTGCCTCAGGGCGTGCGCCAGCACGCCCGGATGCTCCAGGGCAGAACCTGTCGGTTCCGGATCGGAAAGCCATGTTGGTGGGTCGTGCGTGGCCGCACGCAAACGCCTTTGCGAATGCCTGGAAAAAGAAAAACCCCCGGGTTTTCAGGACCCGAGGGCATTCGCAGTGCCTCGGGAGATCGCCGGTGGCCGATCTCCCGTGGAGTCGACCGGCGTCAGCGGTTGTCCGCCTTGTGCGCGCCGTGCGCCGCTTCCAGCGCACGCAGGCCCGCGACGCGCAGCAGCTGCGTCATGCGGATGATCTGGTGGCGTGGCTGGAAGTTCATGGTCTTGGATTCGATGGATTGAAACGCAGGCGTGTCCTGCGATGGGCGCTCACGATACACCGCACATAATCGACGCGCAAGCACTTTTCGAAAAATAAATCGACCGCCGAGATAATCGACGCGATACGCAGCTGCGGCTGCATCATCGCCGGGCGCCGCCATGGCGGCGCCCGGTGGATCGATCAGGCTTTCGGCGCCAGCAGTTCGAACTGCACCGCGCTGCCGTTGGCCGACGAGTCGGTGACCCACAGATCGAACAGGCCGGGCTCGGCGCCGAACACCAGGTCCGTGCCGGTGAAGGCCAGCAGATGGCGGTCCAGCTGGAACCGCACCTGCGCCGATTCGCCGGCCAGCAGCGCGATCTTGTTGAAGCCCTTGAGCTCGCGCACCGGGCGCACGCGGCTGGCGACGCGGTCGTGCACGTACAGCTGCACCACGGTCTCGCCCGCCACCGCGCCGGTGTTGGTGACGGTGGTGGTGATCTCCAGCGTCTCGTCCCAGCCCAGCTGCGCCGTGGACAGCTGCGGCGTGCCGTAGGCGAAAGACGTGTAGGACAGACCATGGCCGAAGGGATACAGCGCGTCCGCAGTGAACTCGCGCCAGCGCGACTTGTATTCGTGCACATCCGGCAGCTCGGGACGGCCGGTGCGCGGGCGGTTGTAGAACAGCGGCTGCTGGCCGGAGTCCTGCGGGAAGCTCACCGGCAGGCAGGCGGAGGGGTTGTAGTCGCCGAACAGCACGTCGGCCACGCCATGCCCGGTCTGGCTGCCCAGGAACCAGGTCACCGCGATGGCCCGCGCGTCGCGCACGGCGCCCTGCAGCGCCAGCGCGCGGCCGTTGCGCAGCAGCACCACCAACGGCTTGCCGGTCGCCGCCAGCGCTTCGGCCAGGGCCTGCTGCGCGGCCGGCACGACGATCTGCGTGCGCGACTGCGCCTCGCCGCTGTAGCGCTGCGGCTCACCGATGGCCAGCACCACCACGTCGCTGGCCCGCGCGGCGGCGACGGCGGCCTCGATGCCGCCCTCGATCGCCGCTTCCAGCCCGCAGCCGTCTTCGACGACCAGCTGCGCGTCCTCGCCCAGCGCGGCGCGCACGCCGGCTTCGAGGGTGACATAGCGCGACTTGTCGCCGAACAGCGTCCAGCAGCCCTCGATGTTCTCGCGGTCGCGCACGAAGGGACCGATCAGCGCGATCTTCTGGCCCTGCCTGCGCAGCGGCAGCAGCGCATCGTCGTTCTTCAGCAGCACGATCGAACGCCGCGCCGCGTCGCGCGCCAGCGCTTCATGCGCGGCCAGATGGGTGGTGTCGGCCTCGCGCACGGCATCGAGCGAGCGATACGGGTTGTCGAACAGGCCGATCTGCTCCTTGACCCACAGGACGCGGCGCACGCCTTCGTCCAGCTGCGCCATCGACACCTCGCCGCTTTCCACCAGCGCGCCCAGATGCCGCTCGTAGAAGCCGCTCTGCATGCTCACGTCCAGGCCGGCGGTGAACGCACGACGCGTGGCGTCGCGCTCGTCGGCCGCATAGCCATGCGCGATCAGCTCCATGTCGGCGGTGTAGTCGGACACCACCAGGCCGGGGAACTGCCAGGCGCCGCGCAGCAGGTCGGTCATCAGCCAGCGGTTGGCGCTGGCCGGCACGCCATTGATGTCGTTGAAGGCGCTCATCACCGTGATCGCGCCAGCGTCGAAGGCGGCCTTGAACGGCGGCAGGTGGACGTCGCGCAGGGTCTGCTCGGAGATGTCCACGCTGGCGTACTCCAGGCCGCCGGCCACCGCGCCATAGGCGGCGAAATGCTTGGGCGCGGCCAGCAGGCAGTCCTCGGCGCGCAGCCCGGCCTGGCCCTGGAAACCCTGCACGCGCGCGGCGGCGAAGGCGCAGCCCAGCACCACGTCCTCGCCGGCGCCCTCGGCACCGCGGCCCCAGCGCTGGTCACGGGCGACGTCCACGGCCGGGGCGAAGGTCCAGTGGATGCCGGCGGCGGTGGCTTCGACGGCGGTGGCGCGCGCGGTCCGGCGCGCCAGGTCGGGCTCGAAGCTGGCCGCCTCGCCCAGCGGGATCGGGAACACCGTGCGCATGCCGTGGATCACGTCCGAGCCGAACAGCAGCGGGATGCCCAGGCGCGACTCTTCCAGCGCGATGCGCTGGGCCTCGCGCCCCTGGGCGGCGCCGACGCCGTTGAACAGCGCGCCGATCCGCCCGGCGCGGATGCCTTCGCGCACCTGCGCCGCGTCCAGTGCATTGGCTTCCGGGTTCACGTCGGGGGCGAACGGCCGCAGCGCGTCGGCAAAGATCCCAAGCTGGCCCACTTTCTCTTCGACCGTCATCTGCGCGATGAGGGCTTCAATCCGTTCGGAGTTCGACATCCGGTCTCGCCGTGAAAACGTTTTCAGACATTCTAGGCCAAGCCCGTGGGATGCCAAGCCCCCGGGTGCTCCAAACGGACAAGGCTGCACCCGGTCGGTGCCATCTGTCGAGACGCCGATGAGCGCGCGGTCACGGTCGGTGGTCGGCGTGGGATTGGAATGGTCCTTCTGGCTCGCAGCAGGCAAGCGCTACGGCCGCCGACAACGCACTCCCGTCGTTCCCGCGAAGCAGCCCGGGGACGTTGCTTGCCGCAAACGGCAACGCGGGGTTTCCGCCGCTGCGATGGCGTTATCGGGAAAGCTTCGCCGCCGTGGCGCTTCCACAATTCCTGACGCAGCGCCCACCCTTAATGCAGCTGCTGCGGACCTTCGTCCTCGCGGCGCTCGGGCGGGTCACCGGCCTGGACCGGACAGGGTGGCTCGCCGCTGCCTGGCGGCAGCGGCAGGAAGTCCTCCGACTCGTGGGACGGTCCGGGATGGATGAACCAGCGATTCGCGATGCTCACGACGACCTCCTCGCGCCGCGATGCCGGAGGGCGGCGCGCTGCGGAATGTCCATCCGGCCTCGTCATGCGCGGGTGCACGCCCTGCCTGCGAACCTTCACGCCGCGCAACGGTTTACGCCCGCCTCAGGGGGCGCTGGCCTCGTCCAGCGCCTGGACCTGTTCCGCCGTCAGGGTCAGCTGCGCCGCGCGCAGGATCTCGTGCAGCTGCTCGACGCTGCTGGCGCTGGCGATCGGCGCGGTGATCGAGTCGCGCGCCATCAGCCAGGCCAGCGCGATCTGCGCGGGCCTGGCGCGCTGCTGGGCGGCCACTTCGTCCAGCGCCGCCAGGATCCGGCGGCCGCGGTCGTTGAGATACTGCTTGACCGCCGTCTCGCCGCGCGGGCTCTTGGACGCATCCGCCGGGTCGCGGTACTTGCCGGTCAGGAAGCCCGACGCCAGCGCGTAGTAGTTGATCACGCCCAGGCCCTGCGCCTTGGCCAGCGGCTCCAGCGTCTGTTCGTAATCGGCCCGGTCGTAGAGGTTGTATTCCGGCTGCAGCGTCTCGTAGCGCGGCAGACCCTGCGCCTGCGCCACTTCCAGCGCTTCGGCCAGGCGCTTGGCGCTGTAGTTGGATGCACCGATCGCGCGCACCTTGCCCTTCTCGATCAGCCGCGCGAAGGCGCCCAGGGTCGCTTCCAGCGGAATCGAGGGATCGTCGGCATGCGCCTGGTACAGATCGATGGTGTCCACACCCAGGCGCCTGAGCGACTGGTCCACCGCGGTCTCGATGTTGTCCGGCGACAGGCCCGGCAGCTCGTTCCACTTGCCGACCTTGGTGGCGATCACCACCTGGTCGCGCTTGCCGCTGGACTTGAGCCACTGGCCGATCAGCGTCTCCGATTCGCCACCGCGGTTGCCGGGCACCCAGGCCGGATAGACATCGGCGGTATCGATGAGGTTGAAGCCGCCGTCGACGAAGGCATCGAGCAGCTTGGCCGTCCCGGCCGCGTCCTTGACGCTCCAGCCGAACACGTTGCCGCCGAAAGCCAGCGGCGCGACGGTGAGACCGCTCCTGCCGAGCGGACGTTGCGAAATGGTCATGTGGCACTCCTGTCCTGGACGTGGGGGGAGAAACGAAGGACGCCCTACGGTAGGCCGCGGCCGTTTAACGTCGCGTCCACGCCTGGTGACGTCCACACGACATGCTAGGCTCGCGCGCACCTTCGCTGATGGGATGTGCTCATGCGCAGATCGCTTGCCGTTCTCACCCTGTGCGCCGCGCTGGCGCCGGTGGCCCTCGCACAGCAGGCGAGCCCGCCGTCCCCTGTGGCGCCCGCGCTGCAGGCCAGCCTCGATGGCAGCTGGCGCAAGCCGGACAATGTCGAACGCGACAAGTACCGCCATCCCGGCCAGACCCTGACCTTCTTCGGCGTGCAGCCGCACGACACGGTCATCGAGATCACCCCGGGCAACGGCTGGTACTCGGAGATCCTGGCGCCGTATCTGCAGGCCGAGGGCCAGTACATCGCCGCGGTGGTCGACCCGGCCGCGGTCGCCGAATCCTCGCGTGCCTACCAGCAGAAGGCCGCCGATAGCCTGCAGGCGCTGTTCGACGCCGATCCGGCGCATTACGGCAAGGCCAGGCTGGTGCGCTACTCGCCAGCCGCCCCGGTGTTCGGCCCGGCGGGCTCGGCCGACGTGGTGCTCACCTTCCGCAACGTGCACAACTGGCGCATGGCCGACAACGCCGAGGCGATGTTCAAGGGCTTCTATGCCGTGCTCAAGCCCGGCGGCACGCTGGGCGTGGTCGAGCATCGCGCCAAGGGCGACGTGGCCGACGACGACAAGAGCGGCTATGTCGGCCAGGCGCAGGTGATCGCGCTGGCCACCGCGGCCGGCTTCCGGCTGGAGGCGCAGAGCGAGATCAACGCCAACCCGCGCGACACCAAGGACTACCCCGGTGGCGTGTGGACGCTGCCGCCGACCAACAAGCATCCGCCGGCCGACGACGCCAGGTACCGCGCCATCGGCGAAAGCGACCGCATGACGCTGCGCTTCACCAAGCCCTGAGGCAGGAGCATCCGGCATGCACGGGCGAGCCCTGCTGACCGGCGCGGTCGCGCTGCTGGGTGCGGTGCTGGCCGCGATGGCCGTGCTGATGCTGGCGACGGCGGTCGCCGGCCAGGTCGCGCAGGGACAGACCGGGTGGATCTTGCAGGCGATCGGCCTGCTGCTGTTTGCCGCCCCGGCGCTCGTATGGCCCTTCTCCTCGCGCGTGGCGCGCGCCCTGCTCTTCCTGGCGCTGTCTGCACTGGCACTGCTGGCGCTCTGGCTTGTCTTCTGGCCGCAGGGCGTCCCGGAGGTGCCGGTACTGACACGGATCGCGGTAATCGCGTTCGCCGTGCTGCTGGTCGTTCGCATGTGGATCTCGGCACGGCGGAGCCGGACGGCACCGGCAACGGGGGCGCGGGAATGATCCGGTTCGAGACCGAGGAGAAGGCGGCGATCGTGCGCCGGATCCAGCTGTACTTCGATCAGGAGCTGCGGCAGGAGATCGGCCGCTTCGATGCGGAGTTCCTGCTGGACTTCTTCGCCGAGGAGATCGGCGGATACTTCTACAACCGCGGCCTGTACGACGCGCAGGCCGTGCTGGCCGCGCGCGTGGATGACCTCAACGAGGCCATCGTGCAGCTCGAGAAGCCGACCGAGTTCCACAAATAGCGGTACTCGCGGCACCCGCGCGCAGACAACCGCGGTGGCGCGTGCCGGGATCGTGGCGCGACCGCGCTGCGACCCTCGAGATGGGATCGTTACGCACAGGGGATAATGCGCAGCCCCGCCTCCCTCGCGCCGCTTCGCCGTGCTGATCGCCTTCAACAAGCCGTTCAACGTGCTGTGCCAGTTCACCGACCGCAGCGCCACGCCGCGGCCGACGCTGGCCGGCTTCGGGCTGCCCGGGGATGTCTACGCCGCCGGCCGGCTCGACTACGACAGCGAAGGTCTGCTGCTGCTCACCGACGAGGGCGCGCTGGCGCATCGGCTGACAGATCCGCGCCACAAGCAGGACAAGACCTACTGGGTGCAGGTGGAGGGCGCGCCGCGGCCCGACCAGCTGCAGGCGCTGAGCAACGGCGTGGTGTTGAACGACGGCCCCACCCTGCCCGCGCGCGCGGCCCTGCTCGATCCGCCGCCGGCGCTGTGGCCGCGCGATCCGCCGGTGCGGGTGCGCAAGACCGTGCCCGATGCATGGCTGGCGCTGACGCTGCGCGAGGGCCGCAACCGGCAGGTGCGGCGCATGACCGCGGCGGTGGGGCTGCCCACCCTGCGGCTGGTGCGCGTGGCGATGGGCGGCATCGCGCTGGACGGGCTCCAGCCGGGGCAGTGGCGCGTCGTGCGGGGCTGAGATCGTCGAGGCCTGAAACGAAGACACCCGGCCATGCGCCGGGTGTCGGATGAAAAGCTGGCTCGGCCGCCGCGACCGCGCTCGCGGCACGACGGCCGAGGACTCAGCGTGAAACCTTCAGTCCTTGGCCGGGGTCGCCTTCGGCGCCACGCGGCTGTAGCGGGTCGAGCGCGAGCGCACGCCGGCGTTGCCGCGGGTGGTCGCCGGCTCCAGGCGACGCGCGCTGCCGTTGAGCGGCTGCCCCTGCTTTTCCCTGTACTTGCGATAGACGGCGTAGCCGATCAGGCCCACGCCCACCGCGGCGGCGGCGCCCACGGCCACCGGATTGCGCTTGACGAAGTTGCCGGCGACCTTGCCGCCGGTGCGCACCGCGCCCAGCGCGGCACTGCTCTTGAACAGCTTGGCGGCCTTGGAGCTGCGCGAGGGCAACAGGTCGCGGGCGCTGCTGCCGGCATGACGCAGGCCATCGCCTGCCTGGTGGACCAGATCCAGGGCGGTTTCCAGGGCGCGATCGCTGATGTCGGAGAACTTGCTCATGGGGAACCCCTTGGGTGATGACAGGCGACCAGTGTCCCGGCGGCGGTGTGGAAGGCTTGTGTGCGCAGTGCCGCGAGGCCTGCCGCAGGCTGAATGCCGGGATTCGCTGATTTAGCTTGGTGGGGTGGGAGCCGCCATGGCGGCGAGGGGCTTACCGGGAAAGCTTCATCGCCGCCATGGCGGCTCCCACGGAAGCGACGCGCTCCAGAACAGACGGCTCAGGTTCCGCGCGGCTTGGCGCGGTGGGTGGCGGTGGCGCTCCAGGGGTCGTCGGGCCAGGGATGGCGGGGATAGCGGCCCTTCATTTCCTTGCGCACCTCGGCATAGGTGTTGGCCCAGAAGCTGCGCAGGTCCTGGGTGACCTGCAGCGGCTTGCCGCCCGGCGAGAGCAGGTGCAGGGTCAGCGGCACGCGCCCGTCGGCGATGCGCGGGGTATCGCCCAGGCCGAACAGTTCCTGCAGCTTGACCGCCAGCACCGGCGCGCGCGGGCTGCCGTCGTGTTCCAGGCCGTAGTCGATGGGCCGCTCCAGGCCGGAGGGCACGGCGATGCGGGTGGGCGCCAGGGTGTCGATGCGCTGGCGCAGGGACCAGTCCAGGCCGGACTTGAGCGCCTCGCCCAGCGTGGCCTCGTCCAGCGCGTCCAGGCGCGTCTTGCCGGTGAAGGCGGGCCGGAGCCATTGGTCCAGCGTGGCCAGCAGCGCCGCGTCGGACCGGTCGGGCAGGTCCAGTTCGGGCATCCAGGCGCGCAGGCTCTGCACGCGCGCCTGCCACTGGCGCAGGCCCGGCGTCCACGGCAGCGCCTCCAGGCCGAGTTCGCGCACGGCCTCGGTCAGCGCGCCGGCGGCCTGCGCCGGATCGACGCGGCCGGCCGGACGCGCGTCCAGCACGATGGCGTCGAAGCGCGCCTCGCGCTGGGCCACCAGCGCGCGCCGGTCCGCGTCCCAGCGCACGTGGTCGCCGGTGGAGAAGCGCTCGGGAAAGGCCTGCCGCAGCGCGGCCTCGTCCACCGGCGCGCCGCGCAGGATCAGGCCGTCGCGCGCCTCGAAGCGCAGCTCGCTGGCCACGATCCACGGCTCGCCGCGCAGGCTGCTGTCGTCGAACAGGCGCGCGGTGCGGCCGTTGCTCAGCGCATAGCGCAGCGGATCGGTCGCGTGGCGGAAGCCGATGCGGTCGGGGAAGGCGTGGATGAGCAGATCGCCGAGCACGTGCGCGTCCAGTTCGGCCGGGGCGCTGGCGTCCTCGCGCACGCGGCGGCGCCACTGGCGCGCGGCGGCATCGATGGTCGCCAGGCCGCCGCGGTGCGCATCGCCCGCCACGCGCCCGTTGCGGAACGCCGCGAGCGCACGCCAGCGCGCGGCCAGGCCATCGCCGGCCTGGCGCAATGGATCGCGCGCCTCGATCATGGCGGCCAGGTCGCAGGCCAGCGCGCGCAGCGGCCCGGCGGGCGCGGCCAGCAGCATCGCCGCCAGGCGCGGATGCGTGCCCAGGCGCAGCATCCGCCGCCCGGTCTCGGTGATGGTGCCGGCCTGGCTCAGCGCGCCGAGCTTGCGCAGCAGATCGCGCGCGGCGGCCAGCGCGCCGGCCGGCGGCGGGTCGGGGAAGCGCAGCGCGTCACTGCCCCAGGCGGCCAGTTCCAGCGCCAGCGCGGCCAGTTCGACCTGGGCCAGCTCCGGGCGGCGCTGCGGTTCGAGCCGCTGCGAGGCCGGCCACAGCCGCCAGGCGACGCCCTCGGCCACGCGCCCGGCGCGGCCGGCGCGCTGATCGGCCGAGGCCTGGGCGATGCTCACCACGTCCAGCCGCGAGAAGCCGCTGTTGGGATCGAAGCGCGGCTCGCGCGCCAGGCCGCTGTCGATCACTACGCGCACGCCGGGCAGGGTCACCGACGACTCGGCCACGTTGGTGGCCAGCACGACGCGGCGGCGGCCGTCGGGATCGGGCTGCAGCACTTCGGACTGGCGCTCGACCGGCAACTCGCCATGCAGGGCCAGCAC
The window above is part of the Pseudoxanthomonas sp. X-1 genome. Proteins encoded here:
- a CDS encoding glycoside hydrolase family 3 N-terminal domain-containing protein: MSNSERIEALIAQMTVEEKVGQLGIFADALRPFAPDVNPEANALDAAQVREGIRAGRIGALFNGVGAAQGREAQRIALEESRLGIPLLFGSDVIHGMRTVFPIPLGEAASFEPDLARRTARATAVEATAAGIHWTFAPAVDVARDQRWGRGAEGAGEDVVLGCAFAAARVQGFQGQAGLRAEDCLLAAPKHFAAYGAVAGGLEYASVDISEQTLRDVHLPPFKAAFDAGAITVMSAFNDINGVPASANRWLMTDLLRGAWQFPGLVVSDYTADMELIAHGYAADERDATRRAFTAGLDVSMQSGFYERHLGALVESGEVSMAQLDEGVRRVLWVKEQIGLFDNPYRSLDAVREADTTHLAAHEALARDAARRSIVLLKNDDALLPLRRQGQKIALIGPFVRDRENIEGCWTLFGDKSRYVTLEAGVRAALGEDAQLVVEDGCGLEAAIEGGIEAAVAAARASDVVVLAIGEPQRYSGEAQSRTQIVVPAAQQALAEALAATGKPLVVLLRNGRALALQGAVRDARAIAVTWFLGSQTGHGVADVLFGDYNPSACLPVSFPQDSGQQPLFYNRPRTGRPELPDVHEYKSRWREFTADALYPFGHGLSYTSFAYGTPQLSTAQLGWDETLEITTTVTNTGAVAGETVVQLYVHDRVASRVRPVRELKGFNKIALLAGESAQVRFQLDRHLLAFTGTDLVFGAEPGLFDLWVTDSSANGSAVQFELLAPKA
- a CDS encoding aldo/keto reductase, producing the protein MTISQRPLGRSGLTVAPLAFGGNVFGWSVKDAAGTAKLLDAFVDGGFNLIDTADVYPAWVPGNRGGESETLIGQWLKSSGKRDQVVIATKVGKWNELPGLSPDNIETAVDQSLRRLGVDTIDLYQAHADDPSIPLEATLGAFARLIEKGKVRAIGASNYSAKRLAEALEVAQAQGLPRYETLQPEYNLYDRADYEQTLEPLAKAQGLGVINYYALASGFLTGKYRDPADASKSPRGETAVKQYLNDRGRRILAALDEVAAQQRARPAQIALAWLMARDSITAPIASASSVEQLHEILRAAQLTLTAEQVQALDEASAP
- a CDS encoding class I SAM-dependent methyltransferase, which gives rise to MRRSLAVLTLCAALAPVALAQQASPPSPVAPALQASLDGSWRKPDNVERDKYRHPGQTLTFFGVQPHDTVIEITPGNGWYSEILAPYLQAEGQYIAAVVDPAAVAESSRAYQQKAADSLQALFDADPAHYGKARLVRYSPAAPVFGPAGSADVVLTFRNVHNWRMADNAEAMFKGFYAVLKPGGTLGVVEHRAKGDVADDDKSGYVGQAQVIALATAAGFRLEAQSEINANPRDTKDYPGGVWTLPPTNKHPPADDARYRAIGESDRMTLRFTKP
- a CDS encoding DUF2164 domain-containing protein, with protein sequence MIRFETEEKAAIVRRIQLYFDQELRQEIGRFDAEFLLDFFAEEIGGYFYNRGLYDAQAVLAARVDDLNEAIVQLEKPTEFHK
- a CDS encoding pseudouridine synthase, producing MLIAFNKPFNVLCQFTDRSATPRPTLAGFGLPGDVYAAGRLDYDSEGLLLLTDEGALAHRLTDPRHKQDKTYWVQVEGAPRPDQLQALSNGVVLNDGPTLPARAALLDPPPALWPRDPPVRVRKTVPDAWLALTLREGRNRQVRRMTAAVGLPTLRLVRVAMGGIALDGLQPGQWRVVRG
- the hrpB gene encoding ATP-dependent helicase HrpB — protein: MSAPSFPIASLLPQITASLADHPRLVLEAPPGAGKTTQVPLALLDAPWLEGRRIVMLEPRRVAARAAAGFMARQLGEAVGETVGYRIRFENRVGPRTRIEVVTEGILTRILQDDPLLEGVGALLFDEFHERHLAGDLGLALALDVQAGLREDLRIVVMSATLDGERLSQWLDAPRLTSAGRSFPVAVSHFPARRDEALESQARRAIEQALAEQPGDLLVFLPGQREIGKVEAALGHSPALGQAHVLALHGELPVERQSEVLQPDPDGRRRVVLATNVAESSVTLPGVRVVIDSGLAREPRFDPNSGFSRLDVVSIAQASADQRAGRAGRVAEGVAWRLWPASQRLEPQRRPELAQVELAALALELAAWGSDALRFPDPPPAGALAAARDLLRKLGALSQAGTITETGRRMLRLGTHPRLAAMLLAAPAGPLRALACDLAAMIEARDPLRQAGDGLAARWRALAAFRNGRVAGDAHRGGLATIDAAARQWRRRVREDASAPAELDAHVLGDLLIHAFPDRIGFRHATDPLRYALSNGRTARLFDDSSLRGEPWIVASELRFEARDGLILRGAPVDEAALRQAFPERFSTGDHVRWDADRRALVAQREARFDAIVLDARPAGRVDPAQAAGALTEAVRELGLEALPWTPGLRQWQARVQSLRAWMPELDLPDRSDAALLATLDQWLRPAFTGKTRLDALDEATLGEALKSGLDWSLRQRIDTLAPTRIAVPSGLERPIDYGLEHDGSPRAPVLAVKLQELFGLGDTPRIADGRVPLTLHLLSPGGKPLQVTQDLRSFWANTYAEVRKEMKGRYPRHPWPDDPWSATATHRAKPRGT